In the genome of Candidatus Cloacimonadota bacterium, the window AATTATCGTTTATACATTATGTAAACAAGAGGTAAAAATATGCACTTACAGGATATTAGATGGAAACAAAGATTTTCCAATTACAAAAAAGCATTATTTCAATTGAAAAAATTTATTGATAAGAATGAGCTCTCGAATCTTGAAAAACAAGGATTGATAAAATCTTTTGAATATACTTATGAACTTGCTTGGAATACAATGAAAGATTTTTTAGAATATCAAGGAACACAAGACATCATTGGTTCACGGGATACTTTAAGGATTGCATTTAAAACGGGAATAATTGCAGATGCCGAAACCTGGATGGATATGCTAAAAAGTAGAAATAGAACCTCACACACCTACAATGAAGAAATTGCAGACGAAATATGCAATTCAATTGTTGATAAATATTTTTCTCTTTTTGTTATCCTCAAGAATAAAATGGGAAAAGTTCAAAAAAAATCAGAATTAACAATTTTTGATAAGGTAT includes:
- a CDS encoding nucleotidyltransferase substrate binding protein; this translates as MHLQDIRWKQRFSNYKKALFQLKKFIDKNELSNLEKQGLIKSFEYTYELAWNTMKDFLEYQGTQDIIGSRDTLRIAFKTGIIADAETWMDMLKSRNRTSHTYNEEIADEICNSIVDKYFSLFVILKNKMGKVQKKSELTIFDKV